From a region of the uncultured Desulfatiglans sp. genome:
- a CDS encoding Patatin: MGLKRKAPSRMFFPGRLSAMLVGLFGVTLLCAEVACAEAEGCAPMRLDRPRVGLALSGGGARGAAHIGVLRVLEDLRVPIDCIAGTSMGAIIGGLYASGMPIDEIERTVTAIDWDQAFADATPRGDLAYHRKLEDRLFLVKSRPGFEDGKVKLPAGLIEGQKIELIFRALTLPVVDVKDFDCLRIPYRAVAADIATGEAVVLGSGDLATAMRASMSIPGVFSPIELEERLLVDGGVSNNLPVDVARSMGADVVIAVDISTPLSQRKDLTSVLSFTVQLTRLLTRRNTEEQIASLKEQDLLLVPDLKEVTTSSFELAGEAISRGAAAAREKEGLLAHLSLSPEEYAVHRSGQKGFVKTAPVIRFVRIENHSRLSDEVIRSHLNVKTDAPLELSSLEADIGRIYGLDYFEKVSYEVVEEGGRTGLVIRATQKSWGPNYLEFGLRLDNNFKGDNSFELAVGYRRTAVNRWGGEWRTLVEIGGEPGIFTRFYQPLSAASPYFVAPVLFWDGMQIGVYEQDQRIAEYYADVYGLALELGREFGTWGAITGGVQRYMGDIEVLTGSPAPESDFDGVEFFFRLSADKLDSLYFPREGAYASLGWNASREALGSDVSFDQLELDAVLPKTWGRHTFIAAFSCYTTLEGDAPLQNVFRLGGLFNLSGFNQDQLSGQQLALARIVYFRRIGDFNLLPAYFGGSLELGNVWQDKDDIGFSDAIWAGSLYVGVDTQLGPVYLGFGHAEGGNDSLYLYLGRWF; this comes from the coding sequence ATGGGTCTCAAGCGGAAGGCTCCTAGCAGGATGTTTTTTCCTGGACGTCTGTCGGCCATGCTCGTCGGCCTTTTCGGTGTCACCCTGCTCTGCGCGGAGGTCGCCTGCGCGGAAGCCGAGGGCTGTGCACCCATGAGGCTGGATCGCCCGCGCGTGGGCCTGGCGCTGAGCGGCGGCGGAGCCAGGGGTGCGGCCCATATCGGGGTGCTCCGGGTCCTGGAGGATCTGCGGGTGCCCATCGATTGCATCGCCGGCACCAGCATGGGCGCTATTATAGGCGGTCTTTATGCTTCGGGTATGCCGATCGACGAGATCGAGAGGACCGTCACTGCAATAGACTGGGACCAGGCCTTTGCAGACGCGACGCCGCGCGGGGACCTGGCCTATCATCGTAAACTCGAGGACAGGCTTTTTCTGGTCAAGAGCAGACCCGGTTTCGAAGATGGGAAGGTGAAACTCCCTGCCGGGTTGATCGAAGGGCAGAAGATCGAGTTGATCTTTCGGGCACTCACGCTCCCGGTGGTGGATGTCAAGGACTTCGACTGTCTGAGGATCCCCTATAGGGCGGTGGCGGCGGACATCGCCACCGGTGAAGCGGTTGTGCTCGGTTCCGGAGATCTGGCCACCGCGATGCGTGCCAGCATGTCCATCCCGGGGGTTTTCTCCCCCATCGAGTTGGAGGAAAGACTCCTCGTTGACGGCGGAGTGAGCAACAACTTGCCTGTCGACGTAGCCCGTTCCATGGGGGCCGATGTGGTCATCGCCGTGGACATCAGCACCCCGCTTTCCCAGCGCAAGGACCTGACCTCGGTCCTCTCTTTCACCGTGCAGCTCACACGCCTGCTGACCCGGCGAAACACCGAAGAGCAGATCGCGTCCCTGAAGGAGCAGGATCTGCTGTTGGTGCCGGACCTGAAGGAGGTCACGACGTCTTCGTTCGAACTGGCTGGCGAGGCGATTTCGAGAGGCGCTGCGGCGGCCAGGGAAAAGGAGGGGCTTCTCGCGCACCTGTCCTTGTCCCCCGAGGAATATGCGGTGCATCGTTCGGGGCAAAAGGGCTTTGTGAAGACCGCACCCGTGATCCGGTTCGTAAGGATCGAGAACCATTCCCGCCTGAGCGACGAGGTCATCCGGTCGCACTTGAACGTAAAAACGGACGCGCCCTTGGAACTCTCCTCCCTCGAGGCTGACATCGGGAGGATCTATGGCCTCGACTACTTTGAGAAGGTGAGCTACGAGGTCGTGGAGGAGGGCGGCCGGACCGGTCTCGTCATCCGGGCGACCCAGAAGTCCTGGGGGCCCAATTACCTCGAGTTCGGTTTGAGGCTCGACAACAATTTCAAGGGCGACAACAGCTTCGAACTGGCGGTGGGCTACCGGCGGACGGCGGTCAATCGTTGGGGAGGGGAGTGGCGGACGCTCGTGGAGATCGGCGGGGAGCCGGGTATTTTTACGAGATTCTACCAGCCCCTGTCAGCCGCCAGCCCGTACTTCGTAGCCCCCGTCCTTTTCTGGGACGGCATGCAAATCGGGGTGTACGAGCAGGATCAACGCATTGCCGAATACTATGCGGACGTGTATGGCCTCGCCCTGGAACTGGGACGGGAGTTCGGCACCTGGGGGGCGATCACCGGGGGGGTGCAGCGCTACATGGGAGACATCGAGGTCTTGACAGGGAGTCCGGCCCCGGAGAGCGATTTCGATGGGGTGGAGTTCTTTTTCCGGCTTTCGGCCGACAAGCTGGACAGCCTCTATTTCCCCCGCGAGGGCGCCTACGCCTCCCTCGGTTGGAACGCTTCGCGCGAGGCCCTGGGATCCGACGTCTCCTTCGATCAATTGGAGCTGGATGCCGTCCTGCCGAAGACGTGGGGGCGGCACACCTTCATCGCGGCCTTCAGCTGCTACACGACCCTGGAGGGCGATGCGCCTCTTCAGAACGTGTTCCGCCTGGGAGGCCTCTTCAACCTCTCCGGCTTTAATCAGGACCAGCTGAGCGGACAGCAGCTGGCGCTGGCGCGGATTGTCTATTTTCGGCGCATTGGAGACTTCAACCTGCTCCCCGCCTACTTCGGGGGGTCCCTGGAGTTGGGCAACGTCTGGCAGGACAAGGACGATATCGGCTTCAGCGATGCGATTTGGGCCGGCAGCCTGTATGTGGGTGTCGACACGCAGCTCGGCCCGGTGTATCTTGGCTTCGGTCATGCCGAGGGAGGCAACGATTCTCTTTATCTGTACCTGGGACGCTGGTTTTAG
- the pgl gene encoding 6-phosphogluconolactonase, whose product MRIEVLLNTEAVAKRAAAFLAEKAREAIAARGLFVMALSGGKTPWIMLRALADEALPWEKIHVVQVDERVAPAGHPDRNLTHLRESLLERAALREDQIHPMPVEPADLEAAAIRYARGLRAIAGTPPVLDLVHLGLGSDGHTASLVPGDPVLQVVDRDVAVTEAYQGRPRMTLTYPLLNRSREILWIVTGAEKAPMLKRLLEGDASIPAGGIRRDSALVLADRAAAGEENPDSSRKGGKGVLTEGCATGMEGCDGSQAEGS is encoded by the coding sequence ATGCGAATCGAGGTGCTTTTGAACACCGAGGCGGTTGCAAAGAGAGCGGCGGCATTCCTCGCAGAAAAGGCGCGGGAGGCCATTGCCGCTCGCGGCTTGTTTGTCATGGCTTTGAGCGGGGGGAAAACCCCGTGGATCATGCTCCGCGCCCTGGCTGATGAAGCGCTTCCCTGGGAAAAGATCCATGTCGTACAGGTGGACGAGCGGGTTGCGCCTGCTGGGCATCCGGACCGGAACTTGACGCATCTGCGGGAATCCCTTCTCGAACGAGCAGCGCTGCGCGAAGACCAAATCCACCCCATGCCGGTCGAACCGGCCGATCTGGAGGCGGCCGCGATCCGGTATGCCCGGGGGCTTCGGGCGATCGCGGGAACGCCCCCTGTCCTCGATCTCGTCCATCTGGGCCTCGGATCCGACGGGCACACGGCGTCCCTGGTGCCCGGAGATCCCGTGCTGCAGGTCGTGGACCGGGATGTGGCCGTGACGGAGGCGTACCAGGGGCGGCCCAGGATGACCTTGACCTACCCGCTGCTCAACCGCTCACGGGAGATCTTGTGGATCGTGACAGGGGCCGAAAAGGCCCCGATGCTCAAGCGCCTGCTGGAGGGCGACGCTTCCATCCCGGCCGGGGGCATCCGCCGGGATTCGGCTCTGGTCCTGGCTGACCGTGCCGCTGCAGGAGAAGAGAACCCTGACTCATCGAGGAAGGGGGGAAAGGGTGTTCTGACAGAAGGTTGTGCAACCGGGATGGAGGGATGCGATGGGTCTCAAGCGGAAGGCTCCTAG
- a CDS encoding Sodium/hydrogen exchanger, with protein MGSFEIGPLESLGILFLCGYFGGRLANRLRFPRVTGYIAAGILLSPSVSGIIPAELTHVRLSIINDIALAVIAFSIGGNLIFSKLKLLGKKILIINLTEALGAFCVTFTLLALLSPSIFQLNHFPGSSAEVYLPFALIIAAVSAATAPAAILAIVHEYKARGPLTTTLLGVVALDDAMAIILYAFAATAVRALAQTGNLSLYRMAAEPALVILGSIALGALMGFLLSLMAPWVNKRESRLIVLLGTTFLCSGIAAHLSLSPLLACMMVGLLVANTASHSNRLFQALEGVEEPIFVLFFSLAGAHFDFTVIKTAGAIGFLILLCRFAGKFFGTRVGAGLSHAPSVVKRYLGYGLLPSAGVTLGLIFMARSLVQPPVFEMMVNAVLASVILNELVAPPLVKYALKAAGEGVEANHANKRHP; from the coding sequence ATGGGATCTTTCGAAATCGGACCTCTGGAGTCGCTCGGCATCCTATTCCTATGCGGTTATTTCGGCGGCCGACTCGCCAACCGGCTCAGGTTTCCGCGCGTCACCGGCTACATCGCAGCGGGGATCCTCCTGAGCCCGTCCGTCAGTGGAATCATCCCTGCAGAGCTGACACACGTGAGGCTATCCATCATCAACGATATCGCCCTCGCTGTCATCGCCTTTTCCATCGGCGGAAACCTGATCTTTTCAAAGCTCAAACTGCTCGGGAAAAAGATCCTCATCATCAATCTGACCGAAGCCCTCGGGGCGTTCTGCGTGACGTTCACCTTGCTTGCGCTCCTGAGCCCCTCTATTTTCCAACTGAACCATTTTCCAGGGTCGTCTGCAGAAGTCTACCTGCCGTTCGCGCTCATCATCGCGGCGGTTTCCGCCGCCACCGCCCCCGCGGCCATCCTGGCCATCGTGCACGAATACAAGGCCAGAGGACCCCTGACCACCACACTCCTGGGCGTCGTAGCCCTGGATGACGCCATGGCGATCATCCTTTATGCCTTTGCCGCCACCGCAGTCCGGGCACTGGCGCAAACAGGGAACCTGTCCCTGTACAGAATGGCTGCTGAGCCTGCGCTGGTCATCCTCGGCTCCATCGCCTTGGGGGCGCTGATGGGATTTCTGCTCAGTCTTATGGCGCCCTGGGTCAACAAGAGGGAATCCCGACTGATCGTGCTTTTGGGAACCACCTTCCTTTGCTCGGGCATCGCCGCGCACCTGAGCCTTTCCCCCCTGCTGGCCTGCATGATGGTTGGACTCCTTGTCGCCAACACGGCCAGTCACAGCAATCGGCTTTTTCAGGCCCTGGAGGGTGTCGAAGAGCCGATTTTCGTCCTCTTTTTCAGCCTCGCCGGGGCTCATTTCGACTTCACAGTCATTAAAACGGCCGGAGCGATAGGCTTCCTGATCCTCCTGTGTCGTTTCGCGGGGAAGTTTTTTGGAACAAGAGTGGGGGCAGGGCTTTCGCATGCCCCGTCCGTTGTCAAAAGATATCTCGGGTATGGCCTCCTTCCCAGCGCAGGGGTCACCCTGGGGCTGATCTTCATGGCCCGTTCACTCGTGCAGCCACCGGTGTTCGAGATGATGGTCAATGCAGTGCTTGCTTCAGTCATCCTGAACGAACTGGTGGCTCCACCCCTGGTCAAATACGCATTGAAAGCGGCAGGCGAAGGTGTTGAGGCAAACCATGCAAATAAAAGACATCCTTGA
- a CDS encoding putative CBS domain containing membrane protein (Evidence 3 : Putative function from multiple computational evidences) — protein sequence MQIKDILETIKERDIPLVMEDDTIQEVLQKMLKHPHTRLIYVVDADGKCKGIISLGALIRHLFAHGFEPAVHTRFLIPMITSETARHMMDIGVIYASREDAIEAVIKRMIQSGIKEIPIFDEEKRIVGDVTMLDLLKYEHLDQV from the coding sequence ATGCAAATAAAAGACATCCTTGAAACGATCAAGGAAAGAGACATTCCGCTTGTGATGGAAGACGACACCATCCAGGAAGTCCTTCAAAAGATGCTGAAGCATCCTCATACCCGCCTGATTTACGTCGTGGATGCGGACGGAAAATGCAAAGGCATCATATCACTGGGAGCATTGATCAGGCATCTTTTTGCACACGGGTTCGAGCCAGCCGTTCATACCCGGTTTCTGATACCCATGATCACCTCCGAAACAGCGAGGCACATGATGGACATAGGGGTGATCTATGCTTCCAGGGAGGATGCTATCGAAGCCGTTATCAAGCGTATGATCCAATCAGGGATAAAAGAAATCCCCATTTTCGATGAAGAAAAAAGGATCGTCGGGGATGTCACGATGCTCGATCTGCTGAAATATGAGCACCTGGATCAGGTATAA
- a CDS encoding Beta-lactamase domain protein, giving the protein MSGHLFCGWVFRLAATLLVAQGAAVPASAEHVPLRITVVFNNVPQVPGLAASWGFSCFVEGPGGNILFDTGGDGGILTANMRKLGLDSKRVDAVFLSHMHGDHTGGLDAILGERSGVPVIVPAQFPQTFKDWIAGRGGVVKVVAAGDTVAKGVYTTGALPDGIAEQAMILETESGLVVITGCAHPGIDRIAAAAVRLRGKKITLLMGGFHLGGASREEILEIIARLEILGVEKIAPSHCTGEAATALFRQAWGSRFLEGGLGATFLIPDPGAHISADRAS; this is encoded by the coding sequence ATGTCCGGACATCTGTTTTGCGGATGGGTTTTTCGATTGGCTGCGACCCTCCTCGTCGCGCAAGGCGCCGCCGTTCCAGCCTCAGCGGAGCACGTTCCGCTGCGCATAACCGTTGTTTTCAACAACGTCCCCCAGGTGCCCGGGCTTGCCGCGAGCTGGGGCTTCTCCTGCTTCGTCGAAGGCCCTGGCGGGAACATCCTCTTCGACACCGGGGGGGACGGCGGGATATTGACCGCCAATATGCGAAAGCTCGGTCTGGATTCGAAACGCGTCGATGCCGTTTTTCTCTCTCACATGCACGGGGATCATACCGGAGGACTCGATGCGATCCTTGGGGAACGATCCGGGGTGCCGGTCATCGTGCCGGCCCAATTTCCGCAGACCTTCAAGGACTGGATCGCCGGCAGGGGAGGGGTTGTAAAAGTGGTAGCCGCCGGTGACACGGTTGCAAAAGGCGTCTATACGACGGGGGCCCTTCCCGATGGCATCGCCGAGCAGGCCATGATCCTGGAGACCGAGAGCGGGCTGGTGGTGATTACCGGCTGCGCCCATCCGGGGATCGATCGCATCGCCGCGGCTGCTGTCCGCCTCAGGGGCAAAAAGATCACCCTCCTCATGGGCGGCTTCCATCTCGGGGGAGCTTCACGGGAGGAGATCCTGGAGATCATTGCGCGCCTCGAGATCCTCGGAGTCGAGAAGATTGCGCCGAGCCACTGCACCGGTGAGGCGGCCACGGCCTTGTTCAGACAGGCATGGGGCAGCCGCTTCCTCGAAGGGGGGTTGGGAGCGACCTTTCTTATACCTGATCCAGGTGCTCATATTTCAGCAGATCGAGCATCGTGA
- a CDS encoding hypothetical protein (Evidence 5 : Unknown function), protein MRLVRDAIRTRIEDFIEKEAES, encoded by the coding sequence GTGCGCCTGGTCCGGGATGCCATTCGGACCCGTATTGAAGATTTTATTGAAAAAGAAGCCGAATCTTGA
- a CDS encoding hypothetical protein (Evidence 5 : Unknown function) — MKKKSSFMNWKRSCTGKSFPDEYHPDDQEEKMRNQRRFSCRMACLFILSALILAAVPYRGTAEAGKVKDFSARQVIIAPDGKVEQAGELFMSDGRMRMQTFTPQSPEGMTIIVRQDKKLQWMLNTEDKTYFERPLDENEFKQLMKSHMEEQSVKELGTETVNGYECKKKEMVVTVNVMGRTMTSRSTVWMSDRFDIPLRTRNEDGTMTEMREIKEGKQPAGLFEVPGDYRKVASMMELFPIEEEGEEAPPGQGFKIPDELKDKLPKGFKMPAIPKQ, encoded by the coding sequence GTGAAGAAAAAATCCTCATTTATGAATTGGAAACGGAGTTGTACCGGAAAATCATTTCCGGATGAATACCATCCCGACGACCAGGAGGAAAAGATGCGGAATCAAAGACGTTTTTCATGCAGGATGGCTTGCCTTTTCATTCTCTCGGCGCTCATCCTGGCGGCCGTGCCCTACCGCGGGACCGCCGAGGCCGGCAAGGTCAAGGATTTTTCAGCCCGGCAGGTGATCATCGCCCCTGACGGCAAGGTCGAACAGGCCGGCGAACTGTTTATGAGCGACGGCAGGATGCGTATGCAGACCTTCACCCCTCAATCCCCCGAAGGCATGACGATCATCGTCCGGCAGGACAAAAAACTGCAGTGGATGCTCAACACCGAGGACAAGACCTATTTCGAGCGCCCCCTGGACGAAAACGAGTTCAAGCAGCTGATGAAGAGCCACATGGAGGAGCAAAGCGTCAAGGAGCTCGGCACCGAGACGGTCAACGGCTATGAATGCAAGAAGAAGGAGATGGTCGTTACCGTCAACGTCATGGGACGCACCATGACCTCGAGATCCACCGTATGGATGTCCGACCGGTTCGACATCCCGCTTCGTACGCGCAATGAAGACGGCACCATGACCGAAATGCGCGAGATCAAGGAAGGCAAACAACCCGCCGGCCTTTTCGAAGTGCCCGGAGACTACCGGAAGGTCGCCAGCATGATGGAGCTCTTCCCGATTGAAGAGGAAGGAGAAGAGGCGCCTCCGGGGCAGGGCTTCAAGATCCCGGACGAACTCAAGGACAAACTTCCCAAGGGCTTCAAGATGCCCGCCATCCCGAAACAGTAG
- the rlmI gene encoding Ribosomal RNA large subunit methyltransferase I, translated as MSSDPAVILKPGKAKALQNRHPWVFSGAVAAWPESAEAGGLVQVLSHDGRFLGRGYLNRRSQISVRILTFDPQEAIDPDFWLNRLDRAAALRQDITATSKTDMLRLIHAEGDGLPGLIVDRYGDWLAVQFLTLGMDSRKALLTELLDRRFQPAGIWERSDTDVRRLEGLRSESGLLSGEPPPERLVLQEEGIRFAVDIRKGHKTGFYLDQRENRLKAKRWFHSLGEGRLLNAFSYTGAFGICALTAGLSHVTQIDSSAAALELASENARINGFDPESRTTAVSGDVFQVLRTFRDERRRFDAVVLDPPKLASNRGQIIPASRGYKDLNLLAMQLLRPGGLLVTFSCSGLIGPDLFQKILFAAALDAKRSVQILDWLNQGPDHPVPLYFPEAHYLKGFVCRVN; from the coding sequence ATGTCGAGCGACCCCGCCGTCATCCTGAAACCGGGCAAGGCGAAGGCCCTGCAGAACCGCCATCCCTGGGTCTTCTCCGGGGCCGTGGCCGCATGGCCCGAATCGGCCGAAGCCGGCGGGCTCGTACAGGTCCTGAGCCATGACGGCCGGTTTCTTGGCCGGGGCTACTTGAACCGCCGCTCCCAGATCAGCGTCCGCATCCTCACCTTCGATCCCCAGGAGGCCATCGACCCCGATTTCTGGCTGAACCGCTTGGACCGTGCAGCAGCGCTCAGGCAGGATATCACGGCAACCTCGAAAACCGATATGCTCCGTCTCATCCACGCCGAGGGGGACGGACTTCCCGGGTTGATCGTCGACCGCTACGGGGACTGGCTGGCCGTGCAGTTCCTGACGCTCGGAATGGACTCCCGAAAGGCCCTCCTCACGGAACTTCTCGACCGTCGCTTCCAACCGGCGGGCATCTGGGAGCGAAGCGACACAGACGTCCGCCGGCTGGAGGGGCTCCGCTCCGAAAGCGGCCTGCTGTCCGGCGAACCTCCGCCGGAACGCTTGGTCTTGCAGGAGGAGGGCATCCGCTTCGCGGTTGACATCCGCAAAGGACACAAGACAGGGTTCTATCTCGACCAGCGTGAAAACAGGCTCAAGGCCAAACGCTGGTTCCATTCCCTCGGAGAAGGCCGACTCTTGAACGCCTTCAGCTACACGGGCGCCTTCGGCATCTGCGCACTCACGGCCGGACTGTCGCACGTCACCCAGATCGACAGTTCGGCCGCCGCCTTGGAGCTCGCATCGGAAAACGCGCGGATCAACGGTTTCGATCCGGAATCCCGCACGACCGCCGTTTCCGGAGATGTCTTCCAGGTCCTGAGGACCTTTCGGGACGAACGGCGGCGTTTCGATGCCGTCGTCCTGGATCCGCCCAAACTCGCCTCCAACCGGGGCCAGATCATCCCGGCCTCCCGCGGCTACAAAGATTTGAACCTCCTCGCCATGCAGCTTCTCCGGCCGGGAGGTCTGCTGGTGACCTTCTCCTGCTCAGGCCTCATCGGCCCCGATCTTTTCCAGAAGATCCTTTTTGCCGCCGCCCTCGACGCAAAGCGCAGCGTCCAGATCCTCGACTGGCTCAACCAAGGCCCGGATCACCCAGTCCCGCTATATTTCCCCGAAGCCCACTATCTGAAGGGATTCGTCTGCCGGGTGAACTGA
- a CDS encoding hypothetical protein (Evidence 5 : Unknown function) has product MRSSAQVHDEAFRECVALQAQYVFDTFGKFPGTVPSIFLITYLQAHHLDLEFYDTFYEPGSYLETHKRHMERWHGETCRD; this is encoded by the coding sequence GTGAGATCGTCCGCCCAGGTGCACGATGAGGCCTTCAGGGAATGCGTCGCACTCCAGGCGCAGTATGTCTTCGACACCTTCGGGAAGTTCCCCGGAACCGTCCCGTCGATTTTTCTGATCACCTACCTGCAGGCGCACCATCTCGATCTGGAGTTCTATGACACTTTCTATGAGCCCGGGTCATATCTCGAGACGCACAAGCGCCACATGGAGAGGTGGCACGGGGAGACGTGCCGGGATTGA
- a CDS encoding OsmC family protein, producing the protein MGTGNEGGKIVNGIDTGRLFETIELIKQKPDIAKFKFRAKNRWVEGTYNQGFVKDFYGAGAEDDTRDEAVFEIDEPPVLLGGNKGSNPVEYLLVALSGCLTTSLVAHAAARGVKVKAVQSRYEGDLDLRGFLGISESVPVGYQEIRVYFRIDADIPDEKKEELVLMAQKYSPVFNTITKSAPVAVRLEK; encoded by the coding sequence ATGGGAACTGGAAATGAAGGTGGGAAGATCGTCAATGGCATCGATACAGGGCGGCTTTTCGAGACCATCGAACTCATCAAGCAAAAGCCGGATATCGCCAAATTTAAGTTCCGTGCGAAGAATCGGTGGGTAGAGGGCACCTACAACCAGGGTTTTGTCAAGGACTTCTACGGGGCCGGCGCAGAGGACGACACCCGTGATGAAGCCGTTTTCGAAATTGACGAGCCGCCGGTCTTGCTGGGCGGCAACAAGGGAAGCAACCCCGTGGAGTATCTACTCGTGGCGTTGTCGGGCTGCCTGACGACGAGCCTGGTCGCCCATGCTGCAGCCAGGGGCGTAAAGGTGAAGGCGGTTCAATCCAGATATGAAGGGGACCTCGACCTGCGCGGTTTCCTGGGAATATCGGAAAGCGTTCCGGTCGGATATCAGGAGATCCGGGTTTATTTCAGGATCGATGCAGATATCCCGGACGAGAAGAAGGAAGAACTGGTGCTGATGGCCCAGAAATACTCCCCGGTGTTCAATACGATCACAAAATCCGCGCCTGTCGCTGTACGCCTGGAGAAGTGA